The sequence GCTTCTCTACATGGATGGTGCAAACCTGCGCCCCAGCCTCAAACCCAGAGGGGCCAAGAACCCGCGCCTTTAAAAGACAATTCCCAGCCTCCTCTTTACCGGAAGTCGACGGCGTGACGAGGCAAAAAAGCCGTCGGGGGCGTGTTTCCGCAGGAACCAATGGGCTCTGCCCACCTCCCTCTGCCGTCGCCGTTTTATCTAATCGCGGCCTGTGACGCGAAAGGGCGGGGTGCGGACCGAGATACGGAAGCCGAGAGGGGCCAGACCGCTCGTCACCCGGGAGGCGGGGAAGCAGAAGCAAGATGGTTTACATCTCGAATGGTGAGTTGGAGGGGCTACGGGGACGCCCGCTGGCGGGGGAGGGCGAACTGGGTTTCTTCCATCGGCGCCCGCCGGGCCTGGCGCCCGTCGCGGCTTTCCTGGACCTTGCGTCCGTCAGCCAGGGGGAGCCGGAGGCAAGTCGGCCCGGCCTGAGGCGCGTCAGCCGAGGGTCCAGCATCCGGCGGGCAGGGGCCGAGTCCCCGCGGTGACGACGGTGCCGGTGCTCGGCGTCCTCGCCCTCGTAGAGCTTCTGACGGGGGGGGACTCGCGACAGTGGTCTTTCCCCTCGGGCGTCCGCGTTCGCAACTGGTAATGGCAACAGTGTTAATACCATCTGCGTGGCGCTTATGCCTCGGGCACTGTTTGAGCGTGAATTCCCTTATCCACTCATCTGGTCTTTATAACAGCCttaggaaagattttattttcctatgttATGAATGGAGGCTGAGGCGCAGATAGTGTAAATCGcttgcccaggatcacaaagGTAGTTATGGCTCAGTTCGGATTCGAATCGAGGTAGGCTGACGTCAGCGTCCTTGCTCTTACCAACAATATTGCCTTTCCGTAACGTgtaaagagaattaaatgaaagctTTCGGTAGGCTTTCTCTTCCTGTAGAGGGTAAGTAgtcattcttaaaattttttgccCTAATTTCAAGGGGTACAGGAAGATGCACCACGCCCTTTAGGAGCAAGTTAGTTATTCCAGAAATAGAGGATCTGAAAGACGTAATTCAGTGACTCCGCAAAGAAAATGACTGCAAAGGAAAGACACAATATGACTGGGTTAGAACAGTGGCAGAACTGCCTGCCCATCTGTTTGACTTAGGTGAAATAAATGACTTGTGCAATCTTTAGTTGTTGGATCGCTAGAACTAGGTCCTGGTTCTATTTGAATCATCTGTTCATTTTCAGAGATGACTAAGTCAGTGAGAAGTCTTCTGGCTGAATGCACTttacatttctttcctcttcaataTCTCACTCCCTCCTCCTTGTCTCCCACTTAAATAACTTTGAAACAAGTAGGTTGAAGGACGCTAAAGAAAAGCATCAAAGTTTCATCTTAGTTTTGGGCACTTGCAAACTTTGTGTTTTATCGTTTGGGTCTGGCATCTTCTATTTATGCATTCCTGAatgattctttgtatttgtaGTGTGTCTTCCTGTGTATGCATTATCGTAGTTCATCTGCCTGAATAACAGAAAGGTCCTATTAGGGCCTTTTATGTCCCTTTCATAGTTGAGAAATGCCAGTTGCATTCAAGCAACTTATTTCCCTCTGAGGATATTGGGAGGGGAGGTTTCTGCCTTCAGAAACAAGGAGGGAAAGTGCAAAAAGCAAGATGGAATGATGCAAGTGCACGCAGTAGGTTCTTTAGAATCCCAAAAGAAGGCTTGATGGGTTCCAATTAGATCTGTTTTCTTAGGACTGTATTTATTAGCACTTCATAGTTGACAAAACATTTCTTACTGCCAAATGACTTTTTCCCCCTAACCATTCTGTATGATTAGCCCTTTTtcctcagagaaggaaaatgtcaCGTCAGCCAATGAAGCAGAGCTAGTGAGAGACAGAACCAAGCCTCTCATCCATGCACTGTCTTTAAGTGTAGCTCTTTTTTCTCAATAGCTCTGTGAGAGCTCAGGTCCTAGTGGAAATACCTGAAAGCTAGTtaaggaaagaggagaggtaaACCCTGCCTGGAGGGGTGGAGGTGAGCATGGAAGAGTCCTTGGGAAAATGGAGAGGAGAGGTAGTTGACAGCTCGTCTTCTCCCAAAATATTCTGACCTCTTGATTTGCAAGGCTGAAAACAGGCAGTAGTAACTTCTCATGTTGTAGCTTCTATTATTTAAAGTGGTTTGAAAAATAGATCCAGTTTTGTTTAAGATAAAGCTGAAGTCTATAATTAGAAtcaataatattctgttataGAAAAATAGTGGTTATTTTAATGAACAAGCCAGGTTCTCTCTGTACGTAGAGCACACATTCTTTGCTTTATAAAAAGACTTGTAAGATTATGTATAAGCAATCTTTTTACACAGGCAAGAGACTTTGCAAGTGAAATACCCTGAACACATTTAGGAAAATGGAAGTGGTGTGAGCCTTCTTTTATATTCACACATCCCATTTGTTTCCTCAAAATACTTGAGTAAACAGGTATTCTTaacacctatgttcatagcagcattttcaCAATAGctgaaatgtggaagcaacccaagtgtccatcaacagatgagtggataaacaaaatgtagtagaCACACATAGTGGAAtatcagcctttaaaaagaagggaatttccctagatacggagaacagattagtgattaccagaggaacagggggtgaggggagggcgaaaggggtaaaggggcacatgtggatgagaacagataaaaactagactattggtgatgaacatgatggaatctgtacagaaactgaaatataataatgtacacctgaaatttacacactgttaaaagccaatatgacctcagtaaaaaaaaaaaacaataaaaaaggaaattttgaaacatactacaatatagatgaactttgaagacattatgctaagtgaaatagctCATCACCAAAATACGAATATTGTGTGATTCCTCATATGAGGTTCCTACAGCTGTTgagttcatagagacagaaagtagcatggtggttgccagaggctgggggaggggagaaatgggaaGTTAGTGTTttatgggtacagagtttcatttggggaagatgaaaaaattctggagatggatggtgatggttgtacaacaatgagaatgtacttaatgtcatagaactgtacacttaaaaatggttaaggggccggccccgttgctgagtggttaagttcgcgtgctccgctttggtggcccagggtttactggttcagatcctaggtgtggacctgcacacactcatcaagccatgctgtggcagcgtcccacatagaagaactagaatgacttagaaCTAGgttatgcaactatgtactggggctttggggagaaaaataaaagaggaagattggcaacagatgttagctcagggccaatgttcctcacggaaaagcataccttaaaaaaaaaaaaagcttaaaaatgggGGACTgggcctgtggcctagtggttaagtttggcgcactccacttcggcagcctggatttgcgggttcgcatcccaggtgcacacctacaccacttgtcagccatgttgtggtggcaacccatgtataaaatagacaaaggttgacacagatgttagctcagggctaatcttcttcagcaaaaaaatttttaaaaaaaaggttaaaatggtaaattttggtgtatattttaacacaataaaaaaggGGGGGAAATACTTGAAGCGTCACCCACCAAAATTACAAACTATAGGAAGGCATTTGACATGTTAGAGGAATGACCCCTAGATCACAGAGTTTTACTTCTCTGAACTCTTCCTTAGAATGATGTGCACATGACCGACATCTGCTTTTGTTGACCGTTTGGAACAATGGCCAAGTTGAAAACAGTCTATGATTGTTACCTAACTGATTAAATGTAGTGCATCTTGTGTCAGGGATTTGTAGCACTAACCGAAGTTTCTTTGTTCTTGTCTGTAGGACAAGTGTTGGACAGCCGGAGTCAGTCCCCATGGAGATTATCTTTCATAACAGATTTCTTCTGGGGAATAGCTGAGTTTGTGGTTTTGTTGTAAGTATAGTAGTCTTCTTAATAGCCCTGATGTTTAAGTTGACAGAAGTACATTAGGTACATTATGTTGCGTATCTTAAGCTCAACTTTCCTGAAGCAGTTTTTAAtggtaaattttttattaatagcTTTTCTAAGGGAAGTGAAGACTTTCATAGCGGTAAAGCTGCCACCAGACATCTTAAGATTATGAATATGTTAGTTGAGTTGGTAAGCTTGACCACATCTTAGCCTTGGTGGTAACCATTTCAACCTGCAGCTATGGAGCCAGGCCTGCTTGTGCTGATGCCAAATGACAGCGCCTCACTTTCTCTCTGCAATTCCTGGCTTTAGTGTGTATGTGCAACTTTTATTACATATTAAACAACAACTGAACAAGGGGAATTAGATCTTGATAAAAAAGCTCCCAAGTAGtaaccttttttttaaaggaagggtTAGAATCGATACGGGGGAGACAAAAATTTAAACTTCACCATAATTTCAAGCAATTCTTAAATACACTTTTCGTCTTTCACATgctgtttgttttataaaaattgttCATCAACTACTAAGAAGTCTTACTTATCCTAAGTTTGAATGTCTATTTGAGTGTCTCATGGGCAGAGAGAACTGCAGGGATGCAAAGATGTGGGAAACAGTCCCTCCACTGACTTTAATATCAGTAAATATCTTCCTATGACAAGGGGTTTTGGGGTGGGCATGAGTGTGGAAGGTGCACATCAGAGGAAGTTATTTGGGGTGGAAGAAACATAGGAAAGATGGCAGAGAAGTTTGAATATCAGGCTGTGATCTTTATTCTTAATTTGGTTGTAGCTGTGGTATGGAAAGATTAATCTGATGGCTGTGTGTAGCATACATCAGAAGAGTAAAACAGGAGACAGTTTCATAGAGCATTACAACAGGGGACAAGAGAGGCCTTAAGTAACCCAGTGCAAAACTTCTTTAAAGTCTCTTACTAATTTTACCTACTCCatattgtttattaaaaatattgttttaaattagtTAAAGTCTTCCCCTTcacaaataaaattccatttaaatGGATTCCCAGAAGCTCGCCACCCTTAGCCACTCCCTCCCCAAGGTAACGTTAGGTAGGCTATCAGCAGGGGAAATGCAGGGGCAGTGAATCTGTGATACCATAAGAACAGACTCTCGGACCTGACAGCTGTTGGAGAGTGGAGGAAGGAAGTTGGAATGACTCTGGTTTGAGAGTCATCCGTAGACTCTGTCTAGGAGAGTTATCAGTAAATGAGAAAGACAGGGAAGGGTGGCTGTGGCACAGAACATTGCACATTCTGTTTAGACACATGCTTGTATTAGATGTTGTCCAGCTGGCTTCGAGAAATGTGGTTTTGGAGCTAAGACAGTTTAGTCATCCTCTCATGGAGGTGATTGTTGAAACCATATGTTGAAAGTGGcacttctcttgttttctgcCCCTTGTTTCAGTTTCAAAACTCTGCTTCAGCAAGATGTGAAAAAGAGAAGAGGCTACGGAAGCTCATCTGATTCCAGATATGATGATGGAAGAGGGTATagcttttaaattaataatagatATTTTTACTCCGTtgtgtattttaattaaattagatATTATTGCTAGATGACACATAGGCTCATGGAAATTAAAAGTTATATTCTGTTTCACAAAATTAATACATTACTGTAAATTGTCAGGTTGCCTCTGAGTTGATAGAGTTAATCTGACAAAGTTAAAATGTACCTCAAATATCCTATGGGAAATATCTAAATTAGAGGATGAAAACTGATGGCCAACATTAAAATCTGGAGATTTACTTTTGAATCTGGATTTCCAGCTGCTAATGAAAAAGTCAGAAGATCAAGTATCTCTGGGTTAGGCTTGTGTTTCCATGTGGCAAAAGTCAGTTGGAGCGGGTTTTCAGTTGGGCGTTTATAGGAGGTGCTGTTCACTTCATCACAGTCCTTGCTTGACTCAGCTTTGCTCATGTTCACTGTGTGTCTGGTCCCTATAAGGGTTTGAATTTTTGACCTAAATGGTAGttcctattttaaagaaaagagtctATTTGAGTGTTTAAAAGGAATCAATTGAAGTAATGTCTCCTAAACAGTAGaaattaactttttcttcttttaggccACCAGGAAACCCCCGCAGAAGAATGGGTCGGATTAATCATCTGCATGGCCCAAGTCCGCCTCCAATGGCTGGGGGATGAGGAAGGTAACTTCAAATCTGAAATTATTCTGTGGGAATTTCCTTTGGAAAATGCCTCCTTAAGAAGgttttctttgggaaaagaaGTTGCCCAATATTTTGTAATCCAGACATCATTATTTGGAAGAATATTTATATCTTGACCCTTGAAAAATCCTTGGCTGTATTAtctaaatatcttttgaaaaaggTTTTATAATATCTGTTGATTGTTGGGCTTTTCATCCAGATCCAAATTAGTAACTAGTAACTAATTATTATAATGTTTTCTTTGTAAACATTCTAGGTAAATGTCTGCTCTAAGAAGCAGACAGCTGGACATGCACATTCATAGCAGAAGGAGACCATCAAGGAGTGGAGGGCTGACCATGCTGGACAAGTAGATGAATGTGTATGTCTGAATAAGGattgccctgtgtcctcacagATAATGAGGTCGTGCTGGGAATTCCCTCCACAGGGATCTGGCATGACTGACATGCAGTTCTATAAATGCGTATGTTTGTCTCATTATCCTTTTTGTATAGTTTATGAAACTATTAATATAGttttaataaggaaatatttttaggtTACAAAACTGACTTCTCAtctttatataattaaaatacaaaaactctgaatttgaagaaaaataaaaggctgtGTATTAGTACTTTGTGTCACCTTTTTCAACTTCTGAAATAGTGTTTATTGTTAATTTgttctcatttataaataaatcacATTGTATTTATTTCAGTAGTGTGCATACAATATCTGTcctcttgaattaatttttatcttgAAACATTTGTCCCATGAATCTTTAATACATGTCTGAAAATTTGCTGCCAGATACAATTAGCAGGATATTTATAAAGCCATAACCGACAAAACTGAGCTACGAAATGAAGATTTGCTAGGTGATCTTTAAATTCGTGGACTTCAATGCTATCTTGACAGATTTGAGTTCTAAACTATTGCATAACATACTGCCTGTCAGCGTTAACCCCATTTGAATGCTGATAACGCGCTCGCTCTTTCACCAGAATGGAAGCTCTGTGAGGTTAGAGATTTTGTCCTCTTTACTCCAGTGGTTTGAACAATGACTACATGTAATAGGCACTGACGTATTTactgaaaaaatgaataagataggTAATTCTACTTCCAGTGTTTAACAGGCTTTGAAACCAAGTGTTCAGTTAAGCCATTTTTATATCCATTTATAAGTATTTATTCAACCCTGTTTGCCAGGAATTGGGGATGTAGTGACATAAGACAGTGGTCTTCCACTGTAACGAAAGAGGCAATTATACCACAAGtttaaagataataaagataatttatCGATCACTCAAGACTGTGTCAGACATTTTATCTTTTACGTACTGCTAATTCTGACGCACTGAGGTGGTAGATAATATTTGCATTATACAGATACACACAAGGGCTCAGTAAAGTTTAGTAACTTCCCA is a genomic window of Equus asinus isolate D_3611 breed Donkey chromosome 21, EquAss-T2T_v2, whole genome shotgun sequence containing:
- the SELENOK gene encoding selenoprotein K isoform X2; its protein translation is MVYISNGQVLDSRSQSPWRLSFITDFFWGIAEFVVLFFKTLLQQDVKKRRGYGSSSDSRYDDGRGPPGNPRRRMGRINHLHGPSPPPMAGGUGR
- the SELENOK gene encoding selenoprotein K isoform X1 is translated as MVYISNGQVLDSRSQSPWRLSFITDFFWGIAEFVVLFFKTLLQQDVKKRRGYGSSSDSRYDDGRGPPGNPRRRMGRINHLHGPSPPPMAGGUGR